DNA sequence from the Nicotiana tomentosiformis chromosome 3, ASM39032v3, whole genome shotgun sequence genome:
CAAAAACACTAACCAATTGCAAATATAAACAAGCAAAAGAGCGAGCAGCTTAGAATCTCAACAGTGACAACAATTGAAAGATAACACTGAGAACCCCAGatcctagtgcgtcagagttcacaagagcttcAGTGAGCCCCaagcagtgctcgcactaggaAGGTCGATAGAGAAGATTCCTATGGCTTTGGCTTCCAACAGGCCACAATAGATAGATTAGGTGTgaattttaacatggaaattaatagaattttgggattttgttgaaaaacctaaaatttggtaaaagtgagattttaccaggaaattgattttggaattgggtataaattatatttttgagtTCTTGAcgccatgggtaatatttatttttgaaaagtttctaAATTCAGGAGCGTTggcttggggttgacttttgttgactttccgAGCGGGGTTGGGAATtgactctaatagttaaattttgAGTTCTTGAGCTTATATTGATTGGTTTGTACATCCTTTTGCCTATTTTCGAGTTACTCGATGTTAATTTGAGGTGTTAGTGAGTTGTGGTAGCTGTGTATTATGCTtgggagcaaggtaagtctcttgcctaatcttgtaagagggaactatcCCTGTAGGTAttttatttgttatgtgctacattTTATGAGTgctacgtacgaggtgacgagtgtctgtgTGTAATCTAGATttatatttatgtccgggtagacttagacctaTATCACGCCTTAATTGTTCTACTTGAATCAAACTTACTTGTTTGATTACTTAAGTTCGTAACTGAGATTTAGACTAGAATATACGTATTGACCGAGCCTCTTTACCTTGAGTTTTGGGCGGGATATTTGATTGTCATTAATAATTATGTTTTTTCTTACATTTCTATCCTCGTATTGTGTTTATGTGACTGATAGTTTCATGTCTTATTGACCCGCACATATCTTCGTGGGTTAAAAAGTTTCTCTATtcctatgggatcaggccgtacgcctcggcaatGCAATGAAATATTATTATGGTTCGGGCTGTATGACCTCAGCAGTATTATGAGATCATCTATGGATCGGTCTGTACAACCTCGATGTTGTACACTATTCTtgtggatcaggtcgtacgacctcaacaACATTCATGCGTAATATTCGATAGGGAGCTATAGTACACATGTGCTTTTCCTAACTTGAGATTTGACTTTTTATTTGATATTGGTTATCATTGTTTTAGAGGCAGTTGCAGTATTTGATAATTTCGCAGTTATTCTTACATTGAGAATCATGTTATTTATATTTTGTTGTTTAGTTGCTACTTGTTGTATTTTGCACTTGTCTACTTTATGTATattgttattggaccactagtaagtatcgatatcgacccctcatcactacttcttcgaggttagactagatacttactgaatACGCGTTGatatatgtactcatactatacttctgcactaattgtgcaggtaccAGTTATGTACTTCAAGTTGTCACTCGGGCACGTAGTTGCATCAGttggagacttagtggtgagttgaTTTCCATGCCTTGATCCATAACACCCGGAGTCTCATTTCCCCtatgtttattttattctatttattttattccaTATAGTAGTTATAGTGGTTTAgcatattctactagatgctcatgtacttgtgacaccggatttggGAATTTTTAATGGTTGTACATGGTTAcctaatatttatgtaattttgccTAATGTTTTTTTATACTTCGTAACTTAGTAAGAATAAAAGTATTTTACCATGGTTTCTAAAAATAATTCTGCTTTATTAATGTAATTCTTGATTTTAAAAGTTTTATGAATGGATGATTGTGTTGGcggttcaccattggcttgcctaatgccagcattgggcgccatcacggcttaTGGTGGGAATTGGATCATGAAAATATGCCACTAAAAATGGGAGTATGTGATGATTATCTCATATGTCTCTTTCTAATGAGTAGATAGGGAATCAATGAGTAGATAGGTTatctaacgacccgaccggtcattttgagctttagcattttgTTTGTTGGTTAGAgagtttgagtagcttcattatatctattatgacttgcgtatatGGTCGGTTTTTATTTTCGAGTAGTTCGGGATTGACTTGGAAGATTGACTCGATttcgaagctttaagttgggagagtTGACTAAGGGTTGATTTATGTGTCAATAGTCTCGAATtcatgttttgatggttccaataggttcatatggtgattttggacttaggcgtatgcctgaattcatatttggatatttctagaaggttttgactctatttggcaaaagttggaaatttaaagatttaaaaagttcataggtttgaccatgAGTTGACTGTGATGTTATAGGATTCAGATTGTGGTCTCGGGAGTTGAAATAGGATCATTATATTATTTGGAACTTTTGTGCAAAATATGGAGTCATTCCGAGTTATTTAGACATATTCGGCGTATgtttagaaattggaattttgaaatagtttattaagcttgaattgaggtgtgattcatggttttgatattattattatatggatttcAATGCCTCGAATAGGTTCaagttatattttgggacttgttggtatgttcggatgaggtgccgaggggttcgggtgagtttcggggtggtttcggatcatttcccCATTGTTGTTGATTGTTAGATCCTCTGATTTCTGGTTTTGGTCTGATGAGCATTGCGATCGTGTAGAAGCTTCGCTATCGCGAAGTGTGCTTTGGATCCCTGATGGTTTTTGCATCCCGTTCGCGTCAGTAGAAGCGCATTTACGAGTGTTGTGAttgttgttcttcgcattcgtgcAACATGCATCTTCTTCATGGAGATTGGGGGCCAATTGTCCATCGCGTTCGCGCGTATCAGGCCGTGTTCGCAAAGTAGTTTTTTAGGTAGTGTATTTTGTACATCGGAATTGCGAGGATACAGCTGCGATCATTCTCTCTAACATTCTCTTTCCTCTCTAACGATCACCCCCTTTGACCTAGCCTTATCGGCGCCTCACCTCCGTTGCCGCCTGTCACCATCGAGTTACCGGCGGTACACAAGTAAGCTCTCTATTCTCTGGCACGACCCTCTTCTCCTCTTTTTTTgctctttttatctttttctttctctctatCTCCCCCTCTTCTCCCCCCATTATTTTCTGGTGTATCGGCGCCGGCTGGTATTTCATCGTCTGTCGACCACTTTTTTTTGCCTTTTATCCTTCTTTATCTTGTTGAACCCCTTCCTCTATTTCTCTTCTCCCCTCGATCTTTCTCTCCCTTTCTCCTTCCCCTTCTGGTCGGATTTCAGCGAAGCCGTTTGCCTGTGTCACCGGCACCCCCAATCCTCCTCTTTCCTTTTCTATGTCTGCTGTAGGTGATGGAAGGTTCCAGCACTCTGGTCGGTGTTTGTATATGCATACTTGCAGGCAGTCTCTCAGATGTCTACTCGGCAAGCCCTCCATCATTCCAGCCGTTGTAGTACTAAGCGACCCTCCCACAAGTTCTCAATCTATACGGTAGCATCTCGGCATCTCCAACGTGTTCCAGGTTCTACCTTTCCTGCCTTTGGTATTTGCTAGTTTTAGTATTTGCATGTCGTCCATTAatttttagttttagttttttgttttttgtttttagtTTGACTTTCCTTTCTTTGTATTTGTTTTTATTTATCACACTCACTTGAAATACCTACTTACCTTCCTGTATTTGCATTCAATTAGTGCCTTTAATTGTAGACTATTTTCTATTTCTAGTATACCTTGTTGTGTATTCTAGTGGTACTAGCGCAGTATTCCCTAAGATCAGAGCGGCTGGGGTGAGTGATGGTGGAGTGAGGTCATGACCCCGGGTGGATTGGGGGGCAGGAGGTAAGGGTTCCACTAGGCTGAGAGTCTGGTCCTAGAATATAGGGACTTTGATGGGGAAGTCTATAGAAGTAGGGGAGATTCTCCAGAAGAGAAGGATCAATATAGCCTGTGTCCAGGAGACTAGATGGGTGGATACTAAGGCACAAGATGTTAACGGGTATAAGTTATGGTATTCAGGAGCTGTTACGGGCAAGAACAGGGTAGGAATTTTAGTAGATATAGATCTCAACGAGCTAGTGGTAGATGTTATAAGGGTGAACGATAGGTTGATGTTTATTAAGCTAGTGGTTGGCGGGCTCACCTTAAGTGTGGTTAGTGATTACGCTCCTCGAGCGAGCTTGGACGAGGATGTTAATAGGTACTTCTAGGAGGATTTGGATTAGGCGGTGAGAGGTATTCCACACACCGAGAAGCTATTCATATGAGGTGATACTAATGGCCATATTGTGGAGACGGCTGGGGGATATGACAATGTGCATGGCGGGTTCTGTTTTGGAGTTAAGAATGAGGTGGTACATCATTGTTGGAATTCTCCAAAGCATTTCATTTTGTAGTAGCTAACTCGTGTTTGTGAACAACTAAATTTTGACCGTACCCGAATTtgatactattttagtgtaaatatttcttttaggtctaatcttgatattttaaacttttagcTTACATTTATAggttttatttgagaaaaattaaaaactacaaaaaaacaTTGCATATTCTTAGAGTATATGTTTTGTTCTTATTTTTAAGTagaagaaaatttacaaaaaaatatgtttttttaaTTAGGATCTTAATAAGTAAACTAGTAACTTTTAATCTATTTTTAGTGTTATTTAAATCATAGTCcaagtatatatttatattagtctaaaaataggtaattaatGTTCTTAgctttatattttcttttatttctctgaacaaaaaaaaaagaaatggatAAAAGATCCTAATTTAATCACTAATCCGAAATCTTTAGCCTGCCGAAAATCCCACTAGCCACACGTCTCTCATCCCACACTCcctatgtaacgatccgaccggtcgttttgaggatTAGTATCTCAtttagtggcttaaggtctcgagcaacttcgtattatgtgttatgacatgTGTGCGTGGTCGATTTAGGATttcagatgattcgggattgatttggaagaaggattcttgttttagaagcttaagcggtaagagttgaccggagtttgccTTCTGTGCAGACGACTTCGAAATGGCATTTTAATTGTtcaaatagcttcgtatggtgattttagtcttaggagcgtgtctagatattgatttggaggtccgcaggcCGTTTTGATATGTATTGGCGAACGTTGGAAAAatgaaagattttggaaagtttgacaagGAGTTGGCTTTATTGATGCCGGGGTCGGATCTTGATTCCGAAAGTCGGAATAGGTCTGtactgtcatttatgacttgtgtacaaaattcgaagtcaatcggagttggtttggtatgaatcagtattagttttggaattcggaagttcataagtttcttaggcttgaatcgatgcacaattcgtgattctagtgttgttagaggaaatttgaggcttcgagcaagtttgtatcatgttttgggacttgttagtatacatGGTTGGAGTCTCAtgaggctcgagtgagtttcagatgggtttGGATTGTgccgcgctcttatttgatgtttcggggtcgtttcttttggcataaacgacctttgatttgtgattcTATTAAACCAtcagatccgtatcgtaattacagaACCATAGCGACAAGAATCGTCGCATTCCGATGtcatatgagagagttatgcccattttcgtgtctgGAAAGACTGTTATTTTTCTGGTGTTTGAGGGAACAAAGGAAAATCGCAGGTTTCAAATGCAATTTATAAGTCTCAGGtgtcaaatgcgatttataagtctgAGGTGTCAAATGCAATTTATAAATCTCAGGTGTCAAATGCGATTTGCCTGGAGTGGTttccaaaaatggtgaaacccccatttttatcatattttgagatgtagacttcagatttgggcgatttttgagggaATCTTCACATGATTGTTTGGGGTAACTGATCTTTACtcggattttattttattttatttcatgattttatctttgtttttatcattaaattagtgaattgaatagaagaaaatgagaattttgtaaaatctttaaaaaatgaaaaatgaggatttgaagggagattcgatatcggaatttgataattttggtatggttggactcgtattgaaatgagtgttcggattttataaattttatcgggttccgaggtgcgagcccggggttgactgtTTAGGTatactttttagttttaattaaagaccgaagctttattatctgaaattatttcctatgagttttatttatgatttgaagttattttgtctagatttgagccgtccggaggttgtttcactcaagaaggtcattagatatgaagttgttttagtatgttaaatcctccatttactaaattcacccgtatgtgtcttatttggaattgattgattcatgttctacccttgttgccaattaaactcttatgtgccttaattgaagttatttccTCTTTATTGTCTTGTTGTATTTTCCGtagttgcttaaccttaattgaagttattattattttttccgtaattgcttagccttaattgaagttttatTATCCCTTTCATTATTGACATATTCTTACTTGGGGTCAATTATTCATGCTATCTATCTTATCGCCGAATTACACTctcgtggaatcattgttacacattatctatCCCTTGTTGATCTATTCTTGTTGAGATCATTATTccatgttgtgtctttctttgtgagctcgttcttccatttctttgtgttctgaagtccttgtgttgatttacttgtcgtactcttGTGTTATcattgtactcagtgttgttgagccgagggctttGCGTGGCTGTGGTATTAAAactgttttgagaaaatattatgaaatatgTGCACATGTTGTAAAAGtcattttattatgttattttgttttggCACACttggtattgttgagaggattatcGGGGTgttcacgtgagttgtctgtgcagatatttaatattgtcactctcttggcacgtgagtcgtccgtgcggttatgaattataatgtgggcacgagatgccaagtgattagggttcacgaaTTAATACCCGTGAAATGTGACTATGAGGTGAAGTACCTCGGGAAATCTTTGAACAAATCTTGTGTGGTAGCGGTTGCTCCTATTGAATTATTACGTGTTCCCTCTACTTGGTTTCACTAGACTTTAACCGTATTCAGCTTGCTCCACGGTGTTATTACCTGTTTGTTTCCCTGCTGCTAATTGTTGCTCTTAGTTTCCTATTACAAGCATTGTTTGGTATTGTTATCATGCTTAGTTTTATTAtgatattgttccctgttagtttcacattcatacttgtacaggttatttgatCTAGTAGGTGTGTTGACTGTCCCTCTCACTaattcaccgaggttagtcttgatacttactggataccgctgttatgtactcatgctacgctttcggcacatttttgtgtagatccaggtactacaGAATtggttgatcattagctagttatTCAGACTTTGCTGTGGAGaatcaaggtatacctgtcgtcgcgttcgtaggcctcagagtcaccttctgatattgcacttgtactgtttatttctattctaaAACAGTTATACTTAGAAAGctttctagtaaactcagtagagcttatgacttgtactaccagttttgggattgtaagctttgtatagaaaatATTTGTTCATGTTTCATAGTTTTTGGTTGAGTTtgccattaattcagtaagtgttaggcttacctagtccctatgactaggtgccatcacgacatcctacggagaaaaattggggtcgtgacaccctaACTTTCACGTCACTCACACACGACATCACATACACACACGATCTCACCAACACTCATTTCTTTGAGTGCATAATCCCATTTCATTCATATAAAGACACAAAAGGGAGGAATATTGGAGGGAATCTGATATAGAAAGATCAGAACTAAGAAAAATAGCATTGTTCATTTAGagtgaaaaattatttggagacaAACTATTTTGTGGACTTATTAGATTTGTAGTCGAAAATTGAAGTATCCTTCGTGGTTTTAAGTTTCCGGGTCCAAATTATTAGATTGTAGATATTctctttattgtgaaattttACAAAAGATAACACTGAATCTCTCCGTATGGTTTAAACATGATATATGAGATCTATGTCTTCTcaaagtttgaattttttttttattcattTGTGAATTTTGTTAGAATTATATATTACCaaatttaactatatatatatatatatatatatatatatatatatatatatatatatatagttaaatttTCTCGTATATAATTCTAACAAAATAGGAGCCCATTAATAAAGGAAAATTTTTTGCAACTAAGGTTCATTCTTTCCCTTTCTTGCTTTCACTGTTAACTTatctatttttgttatttattctcGTCAATTTGATTGATGTTCTGTTGCTTATATTTGAGATTTTTATATTCAAATAGCCATGTGGTCTTTAGTAATTGTATTGAGGTTGCTTAATGAAAGATGCATTTGAAGGTTAAAATGGGATGGACCGTGATAAAAATATTTGGTCTTACTGTTTAAATAGAATTCATGCCTGAAATGTACATCTCCTCAATATTTGTTGATTTGGTATCTCGAATAGGTTATGCGGCTTTTGCATGAACACAATACAATTTTGCTTTAATTTAAATTAGATATGAGATTCGATGGACAGCAAGTTACCAAATTAAGGGGATGTAAAGGTTGGACTAACACTAATAATGTTTGGGCCTGGAGATTTGCACGAGAGTTGGCCCAAAGTTAATAAATCAAAATCAGGCTGATTTTTTCCATAACCGAGTAATTGTTATACTTGGTCCAAAAGGGTAAAGTACCTTTCTTCCACAAAGATATTCATCAACAAACCATGACCTTCACGacaatctcaaattagtttaggaaaataactCATAAATTACGTAGTTGTTCTAGGCGCGAttaaataataaatcatcgtTACTATGGATACAGTTtctgtggcatagtcatgatacgtaaccGCAACTTCAAATGCACGTTCGCGTGACTTGAATCAATTctagaataataataaaaataaatatgtcgTAAATCcggggtgcgtttcacgtggcacgGTTTGCGATGTGTATAAAACGACAAATGTACGACATCataacttgttcaaataaattccataaatacatAAAATGGCCAAACTATTTGTTAAAAGCGGTAAGAGGGTAAGCACAGATAATAGGTCTAAAACATATAATAATCGGACAAATAAGTCAAGTGTAATTATAAAGCGACcttgctaaaaccacggaatccgggagtgcctcacacattctcccgagttaacagaatttcttGATTTGGGATTCAAAATTAATGACGACTTGGGACACCGtaaataattattccaagtggcgacactataaattaaataaaataatcacttttcaaataatgtcactttaattgaaaaaatactTTTCCCCCGTAAAAATGAGGTGTGACAGctttggcgactctgctggggac
Encoded proteins:
- the LOC138907368 gene encoding uncharacterized protein — translated: MGKSIEVGEILQKRRINIACVQETRWVDTKAQDVNGYKLWYSGAVTGKNRVGILVDIDLNELVVDVIRVNDRLMFIKLVVGGLTLSVVSDYAPRASLDEDVNRLFDLVGVLTVPLTNSPRLSSANDEEYDGGLLSVSSLDFIKSKNSLYIRRSVLRPDVPVILAAISC